The following proteins are encoded in a genomic region of [Eubacterium] hominis:
- the rplV gene encoding 50S ribosomal protein L22: MEVKATAKTLRIPPRKARIVIDLIRGKDAAEAAAILKFTPNVAAEAIGKVLKSAVANAVNNNDMDEEKLYVKACYANEGVTLKRFMPRAKGSASAIHKRTSHITVVVDERD; the protein is encoded by the coding sequence ATGGAAGTAAAAGCAACAGCAAAAACATTACGTATCCCACCTAGAAAAGCTCGTATTGTTATCGATTTAATTCGTGGGAAAGATGCTGCTGAAGCAGCTGCAATCTTAAAATTCACACCAAACGTTGCTGCTGAAGCAATCGGAAAAGTGTTGAAATCTGCAGTAGCTAACGCAGTAAATAACAATGATATGGATGAAGAAAAATTATACGTGAAAGCATGCTACGCTAATGAAGGTGTAACTTTAAAGCGTTTTATGCCACGTGCTAAAGGATCTGCAAGTGCAATCCACAAACGCACCAGCCACATTACAGTTGTGGTTGACGAGCGTGATTAA
- the rplB gene encoding 50S ribosomal protein L2 — MPIKKYKPTTPGRRGMTSLSRDEITCDKPEKSLLAPLKSKGGRNNNGRITTRHQGGGHKRSYRIIDFKRNKDGIPAKVATIEYDPNRSANIALLNYADGEKRYIIAPKGLTVGTTVVSGKGADIKVGNALELKDIPEGTFIHNIELKPGKGGQLARSAGTSAQILGIEEKYATVRLASGEVRKILSNCRATIGIVGNEDHSLVNYGKAGRMRWKGVRPTVRGSVMNPNDHPHGGGEGRTPVGRKSPMTPWGKKAMGVKTRNTKKASTKLIVRRRNGK; from the coding sequence ATGCCAATTAAGAAGTATAAACCGACCACTCCAGGTCGTCGTGGAATGACAAGCTTGTCACGTGACGAAATCACTTGCGACAAGCCAGAAAAAAGTTTGTTAGCCCCTTTGAAAAGCAAAGGTGGACGTAACAACAACGGACGTATTACAACTCGTCACCAGGGTGGCGGACACAAGAGAAGCTACCGTATCATCGATTTCAAGAGAAATAAAGATGGTATCCCTGCTAAAGTTGCAACGATTGAATACGATCCAAACCGTTCTGCAAATATCGCATTGTTGAATTATGCAGATGGTGAAAAACGTTACATTATCGCTCCTAAAGGATTAACTGTTGGAACAACAGTTGTATCTGGTAAAGGTGCTGATATCAAAGTTGGTAACGCATTAGAATTGAAAGATATCCCAGAAGGAACTTTCATTCACAACATTGAATTAAAACCTGGTAAAGGTGGACAGTTAGCTCGTTCTGCTGGAACTAGCGCACAGATTTTGGGTATTGAAGAAAAATACGCTACTGTTCGTTTAGCTTCTGGTGAAGTTCGTAAGATTTTGTCTAATTGCCGTGCTACAATCGGTATCGTAGGTAACGAAGACCACAGTCTGGTTAACTATGGTAAAGCTGGACGTATGCGTTGGAAAGGTGTTCGCCCAACAGTTCGTGGTTCTGTTATGAACCCTAACGATCACCCTCATGGTGGTGGTGAAGGACGTACTCCTGTAGGACGTAAATCTCCAATGACTCCATGGGGCAAGAAAGCTATGGGTGTCAAGACTCGTAACACTAAGAAAGCTTCAACGAAATTAATCGTTCGTCGTCGTAATGGCAAATAG
- the rpsS gene encoding 30S ribosomal protein S19: protein MSRSLKKGPFCDDHLMKKVEALNAAGKKEVIKTWSRRSTIFPQFVEHTFAVYNGKEHLPVYVTEDMVGHKLGEFVPTRKYGGHGDDDKKAKR from the coding sequence ATGAGTCGTAGTTTGAAAAAAGGCCCATTCTGTGATGACCACTTAATGAAAAAAGTGGAAGCATTGAATGCAGCTGGCAAAAAAGAAGTTATTAAAACTTGGTCACGTCGTTCAACGATTTTCCCTCAGTTTGTGGAACATACATTTGCCGTTTACAATGGTAAAGAACACTTACCTGTTTATGTTACAGAAGACATGGTAGGTCACAAACTTGGTGAATTTGTGCCAACCCGCAAATATGGTGGGCATGGCGATGATGACAAGAAAGCAAAACGATAA